Proteins found in one Allorhizobium pseudoryzae genomic segment:
- the ilvC gene encoding ketol-acid reductoisomerase, which produces MRVYYDQDADLNLIKSKNVVIVGYGSQGRAHALNLKDSGAKNVAIALKAGSPTIKKAEADGFKVMTVAEAAAWADLLMMATPDELQADIYKADIAGNIRDGAAIAFAHGLNVHFGLIEPKSTVDVVMIAPKGPGHTVRGEYQKGGGVPCLVAVHHNASGNALDLALSYACGVGGGRSGIIETNFKEECETDLFGEQVVLCGGLVELIRAGFETLVEGGYAPEMAYFECLHEVKLIVDLIYEGGIANMNYSISNTAEWGEYVTGPRIITAETKAEMKRVLHDIQTGKFTSDWMQEYRSGAARFKGIRRMNDSHQIEEVGTKLRAMMPWIGKNKLVDKAVN; this is translated from the coding sequence ATGCGCGTCTATTACGATCAGGATGCCGATCTCAACCTCATCAAGTCGAAGAACGTGGTCATCGTCGGCTACGGTTCCCAGGGCCGCGCACACGCGCTGAACCTGAAGGATTCCGGCGCAAAGAACGTCGCGATCGCGCTGAAGGCCGGTTCGCCGACCATCAAGAAGGCCGAAGCCGATGGCTTCAAGGTCATGACCGTTGCCGAAGCCGCTGCCTGGGCCGACCTTTTGATGATGGCGACCCCGGACGAACTGCAGGCCGACATCTACAAGGCCGATATTGCCGGCAACATCCGCGACGGTGCCGCCATCGCGTTTGCCCACGGCCTCAACGTGCATTTCGGCCTCATCGAGCCGAAGTCGACGGTTGACGTCGTCATGATCGCGCCGAAGGGCCCGGGCCACACCGTGCGCGGCGAATACCAGAAGGGCGGCGGCGTGCCGTGCCTGGTTGCCGTCCACCACAATGCTTCCGGCAACGCGCTGGATCTGGCGCTCTCCTACGCCTGCGGCGTCGGCGGCGGCCGTTCGGGCATCATCGAGACCAACTTCAAGGAAGAGTGCGAAACCGACCTTTTCGGCGAACAGGTCGTTCTGTGCGGCGGTCTCGTCGAGCTGATCCGCGCCGGCTTCGAAACGCTGGTCGAAGGCGGTTACGCACCGGAAATGGCCTATTTCGAGTGCCTGCACGAAGTGAAGCTGATCGTCGACCTGATCTATGAAGGCGGCATCGCCAACATGAACTACTCGATCTCGAACACGGCCGAGTGGGGCGAATACGTGACCGGTCCGCGCATCATCACCGCGGAAACCAAGGCTGAGATGAAGCGCGTTCTGCACGACATCCAGACCGGCAAGTTCACCTCGGACTGGATGCAGGAATACCGTTCGGGTGCAGCCCGCTTCAAGGGCATCCGCCGCATGAACGACAGCCACCAGATCGAGGAAGTCGGCACGAAGCTGCGCGCCATGATGCCCTGGATCGGCAAGAACAAGCTGGTCGACAAGGCCGTCAACTAA